A window of Festucalex cinctus isolate MCC-2025b chromosome 6, RoL_Fcin_1.0, whole genome shotgun sequence contains these coding sequences:
- the cxxc4 gene encoding CXXC-type zinc finger protein 4 isoform X1, with translation MANLSSALCIENGQNADVSLLQKDNLQDGGLSQLLDYNAEMERYRSFANFYKTNGAFPQTAKIARITTPIFPSARIGMSPWNCDNAMLWGRKSAAINPNRTSMHRNESQRPGKPGVPPEALQMANNNFLSTLSPEHCRPLAGECMNKLKCGAAEAEIMNLPERVGTFSAIPALGGISLPPGVIVMTALHSPAASAAVTDSAFQIANLADCPQNNSSASSGNPAKKKRKRCGVCAPCRRLINCGVCSSCRNRKTGHQICKFRKCEELKKKPGSSLERTPVTNGEAFRWFF, from the coding sequence ATGGCTAACCTAAGCAGTGCGCTTTGCATTGAAAACGGACAAAACGCGGACGTATCGCTCTTACAAAAGGATAATCTTCAGGACGGTGGATTAAGCCAGCTTTTGGATTATAACGCCGAAATGGAAAGGTACCGATCTTTTGCAAACTTTTACAAAACCAACGGGGCGTTCCCACAAACTGCCAAGATCGCCCGCATTACGACACCCATTTTCCCCAGCGCCAGGATTGGCATGTCCCCTTGGAACTGCGATAACGCCATGCTTTGGGGGAGGAAATCAGCGGCAATAAACCCTAATAGGACCAGCATGCATAGAAATGAGTCCCAGAGGCCGGGTAAGCCTGGCGTGCCGCCAGAGGCGCTGCAAATGGCAAATAATAATTTCCTCTCTACCTTATCCCCCGAACACTGCAGACCTTTAGCAGGAGAATGCATGAACAAGCTGAAATGCGGCGCTGCCGAAGCAGAGATAATGAATCTCCCTGAACGCGTTGGAACTTTTTCAGCTATTCCGGCTTTAGGGGGCATCTCATTACCTCCCGGGGTCATCGTCATGACAGCCCTTCACTCCCCCGCAGCCTCGGCAGCCGTTACAGACAGTGCGTTTCAAATTGCCAATCTGGCAGACTGCCCACAGAATAATTCCTCGGCATCGAGTGGAAACCCggcaaagaagaagaggaaaaggtGTGGGGTCTGTGCGCCCTGCAGGCGGCTAATCAACTGCGGTGTCTGCAGCAGTTGTCGGAACCGCAAAACGGGCCACCAGATCTGCAAGTTTAGGAAATGCGAGGAGCTGAAGAAGAAGCCCGGCTCGTCACTGGAG
- the cxxc4 gene encoding CXXC-type zinc finger protein 4 isoform X2, producing the protein MANLSSALCIENGQNADVSLLQKDNLQDGGLSQLLDYNAEMESARIGMSPWNCDNAMLWGRKSAAINPNRTSMHRNESQRPGKPGVPPEALQMANNNFLSTLSPEHCRPLAGECMNKLKCGAAEAEIMNLPERVGTFSAIPALGGISLPPGVIVMTALHSPAASAAVTDSAFQIANLADCPQNNSSASSGNPAKKKRKRCGVCAPCRRLINCGVCSSCRNRKTGHQICKFRKCEELKKKPGSSLERTPVTNGEAFRWFF; encoded by the exons ATGGCTAACCTAAGCAGTGCGCTTTGCATTGAAAACGGACAAAACGCGGACGTATCGCTCTTACAAAAGGATAATCTTCAGGACGGTGGATTAAGCCAGCTTTTGGATTATAACGCCGAAATGGAAAG CGCCAGGATTGGCATGTCCCCTTGGAACTGCGATAACGCCATGCTTTGGGGGAGGAAATCAGCGGCAATAAACCCTAATAGGACCAGCATGCATAGAAATGAGTCCCAGAGGCCGGGTAAGCCTGGCGTGCCGCCAGAGGCGCTGCAAATGGCAAATAATAATTTCCTCTCTACCTTATCCCCCGAACACTGCAGACCTTTAGCAGGAGAATGCATGAACAAGCTGAAATGCGGCGCTGCCGAAGCAGAGATAATGAATCTCCCTGAACGCGTTGGAACTTTTTCAGCTATTCCGGCTTTAGGGGGCATCTCATTACCTCCCGGGGTCATCGTCATGACAGCCCTTCACTCCCCCGCAGCCTCGGCAGCCGTTACAGACAGTGCGTTTCAAATTGCCAATCTGGCAGACTGCCCACAGAATAATTCCTCGGCATCGAGTGGAAACCCggcaaagaagaagaggaaaaggtGTGGGGTCTGTGCGCCCTGCAGGCGGCTAATCAACTGCGGTGTCTGCAGCAGTTGTCGGAACCGCAAAACGGGCCACCAGATCTGCAAGTTTAGGAAATGCGAGGAGCTGAAGAAGAAGCCCGGCTCGTCACTGGAG